The proteins below are encoded in one region of Triticum aestivum cultivar Chinese Spring chromosome 1B, IWGSC CS RefSeq v2.1, whole genome shotgun sequence:
- the LOC123145366 gene encoding auxin-responsive protein IAA19, with protein sequence MPPPNLEARDYIGLGPSAAPAPASSSCSSSASGDAGPHLALRLGLPGCGSPGRDGPEDAAVDAALTLGPSPATAHASHRGGAKRGFADSLDGSAARAAGEEDKKKGEAAAAAGAGAPPAAKAQVVGWPPVRSYRKNTLAANATKTKAENEGRSEAGCCYVKVSMDGAPYLRKVDLKTYSSYDNLSLELEKMFSCFITGKSSSCKTSTRDRLTDGSRADALQDQEYVLTYEDKDADWMLVGDLPWDLFTTTCRKLRIMRGSDAAGMAPR encoded by the exons ATGCCGCCGCCCAATCTCGAAGCGCGCGACTACATCGGCCTCGGCCCCTCTGCGGCGCccgcgcccgcctcctcctcctgctcctcctccgcctcgggcGACGCCGGCCCGCACCTCGCGCTCCGCCTCGGCCTGCCGGGCTGCGGCTCGCCGGGACGGGACGGGCCGGAGGACGCCGCCGTCGACGCCGCGCTCACGCTCGGGCCGTCTCCAGCTACCGCTCATGCTTCGCACAGGGGCGGCGCCAAGCGCGGGTTCGCCGACTCGCTCGACGGCTCCGCTGCCAGGGCTGCCGGGGAGGAAGACAAGAAGAAGggtgaggccgccgccgccgccggagccggggCTCCGCCAGCTGCCAA GGCACAGGTTGTTGGATGGCCGCCTGTTCGGAGCTACCGGAAGAACACGCTAGCCGCCAATGCCACAAAGACTAAGGCGGAGAACGAAGGCAGAAGCGAGGCAGGATGCTGCTATGTCAAGGTCAGCATGGATGGGGCCCCATACCTAAGGAAGGTCGATCTTAAGACTTACTCCAGCTATGACAACCTTTCCCTGGAGCTGGAGAAGATGTTCAGCTGCTTCATCACTG GCAAAAGCAGTTCCTGCAAAACATCGACGAGAGACAGGCTCACTGATGGTTCTAGGGCTGATGCTCTTCAGGACCAAGAGTATGTACTTACCTATGAAGACAAGGATGCTGACTGGATGCTTGTTGGTGATCTTCCTTGGGA CTTGTTTACCACTACTTGTCGGAAACTGAGAATCATGAGAGGCTCTGATGCTGCTGGAATGG CCCCAAGATAG